One genomic segment of Flavobacteriaceae bacterium includes these proteins:
- a CDS encoding LysR family transcriptional regulator encodes MTITQLKSLLSVAEHKNFTVAAEHNYITQPTLSMQIQKLEEELDVQLFNRSKKPVELTDIGAKIVQQAKIVMDESNRITDIVHQHKGFIGGEFKLGIIPTIMPTLLPMFLINFRHTYPKVTLIIEELTTEEIIRKLTDGHIDAGLAATPLENGTIKEKPLYYEPFVGLIPEGHRLFNSRQIDIDQLEMDDILLLEDGHCFKDSVINLCRTYKEDSAKGFQLESGSFDTLIKLSKDGLGMTLLPYLHTLDLSEKDRKYLREFTAPPPAREVSLIYHKSQLKMQIIEALKDTIDGVVRGAISFSDVKIISPLQNES; translated from the coding sequence ATGACTATTACACAATTAAAATCTCTCCTTTCGGTAGCAGAACACAAGAACTTTACAGTTGCAGCAGAACACAACTATATAACACAGCCTACATTAAGTATGCAAATTCAAAAATTGGAAGAAGAATTAGATGTTCAGCTATTTAACAGATCTAAAAAACCTGTTGAATTGACCGACATTGGTGCAAAAATAGTTCAGCAGGCAAAAATTGTTATGGATGAGAGTAACCGAATTACCGATATCGTCCATCAACATAAAGGCTTTATCGGAGGTGAATTTAAACTCGGAATCATTCCAACGATAATGCCTACACTGCTTCCCATGTTTTTAATTAATTTTAGACATACATACCCAAAGGTAACACTCATTATAGAAGAATTGACCACCGAAGAAATTATACGAAAATTGACAGATGGCCATATAGATGCAGGTTTGGCTGCCACCCCGCTTGAAAATGGAACCATCAAAGAAAAGCCTTTGTATTATGAACCTTTTGTAGGTTTAATTCCGGAAGGGCATCGCCTTTTTAACAGTAGGCAAATTGATATCGATCAATTGGAGATGGATGACATTCTTTTATTGGAAGACGGACATTGTTTTAAAGACAGTGTCATTAATTTATGCAGAACTTATAAAGAGGATAGTGCAAAAGGATTTCAACTGGAAAGCGGTAGTTTTGATACACTCATTAAATTGTCCAAAGATGGATTGGGAATGACTTTACTCCCTTATTTACATACTTTAGACTTAAGTGAGAAAGACAGAAAATATTTGAGAGAATTTACGGCTCCGCCCCCTGCAAGAGAGGTAAGTTTGATTTATCATAAATCTCAATTGAAGATGCAGATAATAGAGGCTTTAAAAGATACCATTGACGGAGTGGTAAGAGGTGCTATTTCTTTTAGCGATGTAAAAATTATCAGCCCTTTACAAAATGAATCATAA
- a CDS encoding ATP-binding cassette domain-containing protein has translation MLSVSNLSVQFGKRVLFDEVNTKFVQGNCYGIIGANGAGKSTFLKILSGKQEPASGQVYLDPGKRMSVLSQDHYAFDEFPVLETVVMGNKELFKIKKEIDALYADYTDENAEKIGELQVQFEEMNGWNADSDAAALLSNLGIKEDLHYALMRDLDGKQKVRVLIAQALFGNPDVLIMDEPTNDLDFETIAWLENFLANYDHTVIVVSHDRHFLDAVCTHISDIDFGKINHYSGNYTFWYESSQLAAKQRAQQNKKAEDKKKELEEFIRRFSANVAKSKQATSRKKMIEKLNIDEIKPSSRRYPAIIFKSEREAGDQILNVEGLSETFEGETLFSNVHINLSRGDKVAIISRDSRAITAFYQIIMNNEKAESGKFEWGITTTQSYLPLDNSGFFQDGNLNLIDWLRQYAQTEEEREEVFLRGFLGKMIFSGEEALKKSNVLSGGEKVRCMLSRMMMKRANILVLNEPTNHLDLESIQALNNSLINFKGTVLFSTHDHEFAQTVANRIIELTPKGVIDRYTTFDEYLEDAKIKELRVKMYG, from the coding sequence ATGTTATCGGTTTCTAATTTATCTGTACAGTTTGGTAAGAGGGTCTTGTTTGATGAGGTAAATACAAAATTTGTTCAAGGAAATTGTTACGGTATTATCGGTGCTAATGGTGCCGGAAAATCTACTTTTTTAAAAATCTTGTCAGGAAAACAAGAACCCGCTTCCGGTCAGGTATACCTGGATCCGGGGAAACGAATGTCCGTATTATCTCAAGATCACTATGCTTTTGATGAATTTCCCGTACTGGAAACGGTGGTAATGGGGAATAAAGAATTATTTAAAATAAAAAAAGAAATTGATGCCTTATATGCGGATTATACAGATGAAAATGCAGAAAAAATAGGAGAATTACAAGTACAATTTGAAGAAATGAACGGTTGGAATGCAGATTCCGATGCAGCAGCATTGCTGTCAAATCTGGGGATTAAAGAAGATTTGCATTATGCTCTGATGAGGGATTTGGATGGTAAACAAAAAGTACGTGTATTAATTGCCCAGGCTTTATTTGGCAATCCGGATGTATTAATCATGGACGAGCCTACAAACGATCTGGATTTTGAAACAATTGCCTGGTTGGAGAATTTTTTGGCAAATTATGACCATACTGTAATTGTAGTATCGCACGACAGGCATTTTTTAGATGCAGTATGTACACATATTTCCGATATTGATTTTGGTAAAATTAATCACTATTCGGGAAATTATACTTTTTGGTATGAGTCTAGCCAGCTGGCAGCCAAACAAAGAGCGCAGCAAAACAAAAAAGCCGAAGATAAAAAGAAAGAACTAGAGGAATTTATCAGGCGATTTTCTGCTAATGTAGCCAAATCTAAACAGGCGACCAGTAGAAAAAAGATGATTGAAAAATTAAATATAGACGAAATTAAACCTTCCAGCAGAAGGTATCCGGCAATTATTTTTAAAAGTGAACGAGAGGCCGGAGACCAGATTTTGAATGTTGAAGGGTTGAGTGAAACTTTTGAAGGCGAAACCTTATTTAGTAATGTGCATATCAATTTAAGCAGGGGGGATAAGGTGGCTATTATTTCCAGAGATTCCAGAGCTATTACTGCATTTTATCAAATTATTATGAATAATGAAAAAGCGGAATCGGGAAAATTTGAATGGGGAATTACAACAACACAATCGTATTTACCATTGGATAATTCGGGTTTTTTTCAGGATGGAAATTTGAATTTGATAGATTGGTTACGCCAATATGCACAGACGGAAGAAGAACGCGAAGAGGTATTTTTACGTGGTTTTTTAGGAAAAATGATTTTTTCCGGAGAAGAAGCTCTAAAGAAAAGCAATGTACTGTCCGGGGGAGAAAAAGTGCGTTGTATGCTGTCCAGAATGATGATGAAAAGAGCCAATATTTTAGTATTGAATGAGCCGACAAATCACTTGGATCTGGAATCGATTCAAGCATTGAATAATTCCTTAATTAATTTTAAAGGAACTGTATTGTTTTCCACCCACGACCACGAATTTGCACAAACTGTTGCTAACAGAATTATTGAACTCACTCCAAAAGGGGTAATAGACAGGTATACTACTTTTGACGAATATTTGGAAGATGCCAAAATTAAGGAGTTAAGAGTAAAAATGTACGGATAA
- a CDS encoding 1-acyl-sn-glycerol-3-phosphate acyltransferase, which produces MPLFKRNPFGHILFVKKWLVRILGVISHGRYRSFNNLRIEGSDIIRSLPDNNVLFISNHQTYFADVAAMLHVFNAALKGREDTIKNIGYIWNPKLNIYYVAAGETMRSGLLPKIFAYTGSISIERTWRSAGEDVNRQVKMSDISNISKALNDGWVITFPQGTTTPFKPIRRGTVHIIKSYKPIVVPIVIDGFRRSFDKKGLLIKKRNVLQSMVIKEPLDIDYENESIADIVTKIEYAIEQHSSFLKVISIEEYMKQEAELNKKREFWNL; this is translated from the coding sequence ATGCCTTTATTTAAAAGGAATCCTTTCGGGCATATTTTGTTTGTTAAGAAATGGCTGGTCAGAATTTTAGGAGTTATTTCTCATGGCAGATACAGAAGTTTTAATAATCTTCGGATTGAAGGTTCGGATATTATACGGAGCCTTCCTGATAATAATGTATTATTCATTTCCAATCATCAAACTTATTTTGCAGATGTAGCTGCCATGCTACATGTTTTTAATGCTGCACTAAAAGGCAGAGAAGATACTATTAAAAATATAGGATATATATGGAATCCCAAATTGAATATATACTATGTAGCAGCCGGAGAAACCATGCGTTCGGGTTTACTGCCTAAGATATTTGCCTATACCGGTTCTATTTCCATAGAAAGAACTTGGCGTAGTGCGGGCGAAGATGTAAACAGGCAAGTTAAAATGTCAGATATTTCCAATATCAGTAAGGCTTTAAATGATGGTTGGGTAATTACGTTTCCGCAGGGGACAACTACTCCTTTTAAACCTATTAGGAGAGGTACTGTACATATTATTAAAAGTTATAAACCGATAGTTGTTCCTATTGTAATTGATGGTTTCAGACGATCTTTTGATAAAAAAGGGCTGCTTATAAAAAAGCGCAATGTTTTGCAATCTATGGTTATCAAAGAACCTCTGGATATAGATTATGAAAATGAATCCATAGCCGATATTGTTACCAAAATTGAATATGCTATCGAACAGCACTCTTCTTTTTTAAAAGTGATAAGCATAGAAGAATATATGAAACAAGAGGCGGAATTAAATAAAAAAAGAGAATTTTGGAATTTATAA
- a CDS encoding diacylglyceryl transferase translates to MEKLKKRWGITSNIQIILILIVFAINGSFAAWVTAPVTEFVGLKSTTTNGFIYWFLRILLVFPIYQLTLLVVGFIFGQFRFFWNFEKKFLIKIGFGFLFKHSKK, encoded by the coding sequence ATGGAAAAACTTAAAAAGCGTTGGGGGATTACTTCAAATATTCAAATTATACTTATTCTTATAGTATTTGCCATTAATGGTTCTTTTGCTGCATGGGTGACAGCTCCTGTCACCGAGTTTGTCGGCTTAAAAAGTACAACAACAAATGGCTTTATCTATTGGTTTTTAAGGATTTTACTCGTTTTTCCTATTTATCAGTTAACATTGCTTGTTGTTGGATTTATTTTTGGTCAGTTTAGGTTCTTTTGGAATTTCGAGAAAAAATTTCTAATTAAAATCGGTTTTGGTTTTTTGTTTAAACATTCAAAAAAATAG
- a CDS encoding transposase: MKTNEIIGIDVSKLLIDVCIYSKQIVQQFENSKSGFKLMLKWSFKNSSFSKEETMFVFEHTGMYSHLLSVSLTEQKLSFFIASGLEIKRSIGIARGKDDQIDAKRIALYGYRLKEELKPSKLPKRSILQLKSLLSLRTKLNKQRAGFKVTLKEQKRIYKAKEYKIIFDVQQKMIAELTKQIHKINTQMQAIIDQNIMLKETYKLVTSVKGIGMQTAIMMIVFTDNFSKFENWRKFASYCGVAPFPYQSGTSIKGRTKVSHLANKKLKAIINMCAISAIQHNPEMKLYYHKRIKQGKSKMSTVNIIRNKLIARVFAVVKRQTPYVDTFKFAA, from the coding sequence ATGAAAACAAATGAAATTATCGGAATCGATGTCAGTAAATTATTAATTGATGTTTGTATCTATTCTAAACAAATTGTTCAACAGTTTGAGAACAGTAAATCTGGATTTAAATTAATGCTAAAGTGGAGTTTTAAAAATTCGTCTTTCTCTAAAGAAGAAACCATGTTTGTATTTGAACATACAGGAATGTACTCTCATTTATTATCTGTGTCTTTAACTGAACAAAAATTATCTTTTTTCATAGCTTCTGGTTTAGAAATTAAAAGATCTATTGGTATTGCTCGTGGAAAGGATGACCAAATTGATGCCAAACGCATTGCTCTATATGGGTATCGATTAAAAGAAGAACTTAAACCCAGTAAGCTACCTAAAAGAAGTATATTACAACTAAAAAGTCTCTTATCTTTAAGGACAAAACTTAACAAACAAAGAGCTGGTTTTAAAGTTACTTTGAAAGAACAAAAAAGAATTTATAAAGCAAAAGAGTATAAAATAATCTTTGACGTTCAACAAAAAATGATTGCAGAACTAACCAAACAAATACACAAGATTAATACTCAAATGCAAGCTATTATTGACCAAAATATAATGTTAAAAGAAACCTATAAACTTGTTACTAGTGTTAAAGGTATAGGAATGCAAACTGCTATAATGATGATTGTGTTTACTGACAATTTTTCAAAATTTGAAAACTGGAGAAAGTTTGCCTCTTATTGTGGTGTTGCTCCTTTTCCTTACCAATCTGGAACTAGTATTAAAGGACGTACAAAAGTCTCTCATTTGGCTAATAAAAAATTGAAAGCAATTATTAATATGTGCGCTATTTCTGCTATACAACATAACCCAGAAATGAAATTATACTATCATAAAAGAATAAAACAAGGCAAAAGTAAAATGAGTACCGTTAACATTATTAGAAACAAATTAATAGCAAGAGTGTTTGCCGTTGTCAAACGACAAACACCCTATGTAGATACTTTTAAATTTGCTGCATAA
- a CDS encoding NUDIX domain-containing protein: MYFSDFLSKINQIQTQKLTGLDIQFKLAPKLRLQYDKQKIAANHPKKAAVLSLFYPTKENKVCFLLTLRANYNGKHANQISFPGGKIEINDRNLKETALREASEETGILKKNIKIIREVTDVYIPPSNFLVTPFLGYTEVKPEFKKNYEVSKLVEVLAEDLLNEHNRSSTIIQTSYMKKTEVPCFKLNDHIVWGATAMILNEIKELLK; this comes from the coding sequence ATGTATTTTTCGGATTTTTTGTCTAAAATAAACCAAATTCAAACTCAAAAATTAACAGGCCTAGACATTCAATTCAAATTAGCTCCCAAACTTAGACTACAGTATGACAAGCAAAAAATAGCTGCCAATCATCCTAAAAAAGCAGCTGTTTTATCATTGTTTTATCCTACTAAAGAAAATAAGGTCTGCTTTTTATTGACACTCAGAGCTAATTATAATGGGAAACATGCAAATCAAATTAGTTTTCCCGGTGGCAAAATAGAAATAAATGACCGCAATTTAAAAGAAACTGCTTTAAGAGAGGCTTCCGAAGAGACAGGTATTCTAAAAAAAAATATAAAGATCATACGGGAGGTAACCGATGTATACATTCCTCCCAGTAATTTTTTAGTAACTCCGTTTTTAGGATATACGGAAGTGAAACCGGAGTTTAAAAAAAACTACGAGGTATCGAAATTAGTTGAAGTATTGGCTGAAGATTTACTAAATGAACACAATAGATCGTCTACTATAATACAGACTTCTTATATGAAAAAAACGGAGGTTCCCTGTTTTAAATTGAATGACCATATTGTTTGGGGTGCAACAGCGATGATACTCAATGAAATCAAAGAATTGTTAAAATAA
- a CDS encoding IS982 family transposase, which produces MNNLNANYERILEVLRKISKEQLLIYQRREPKLSDLELISLSLTVEFMGIDSENDLFRKLPIAIYQKIERSVYNKRRRRLLDHLDSIRLKLASYFNEFENYFIVDSMPLEVCKLSRSYRSKICKETMHTFPDKGYCASQGTNYYGYKLHAICSVSGVFQSIDFSPASVHDINYLKAVKMQIKSATLIGDRGYLSAEVQLNLFETYDIKLNTPMRNNQNQYKKQAYIFRKSRKRIETLFSQLYDQFMIRRNYAKTFEGFKTRIISKISALTVIQYINKFIFNRNINNIKISII; this is translated from the coding sequence ATGAACAACTTAAATGCAAATTACGAAAGAATATTGGAAGTATTAAGAAAAATATCAAAAGAACAGCTTTTAATTTATCAAAGGCGTGAACCTAAACTTAGTGATTTAGAACTCATCAGTTTAAGTTTAACGGTAGAATTTATGGGAATTGATAGCGAGAATGATTTGTTTAGGAAACTCCCAATTGCAATTTACCAGAAAATAGAACGAAGTGTTTATAACAAAAGAAGGCGTAGATTATTAGATCATTTGGACAGTATTCGATTAAAATTAGCTTCCTACTTTAATGAATTTGAGAATTATTTTATCGTTGACAGTATGCCTTTGGAAGTTTGCAAATTATCAAGAAGTTATCGTTCTAAAATCTGCAAAGAAACAATGCATACCTTTCCAGACAAAGGTTATTGTGCATCTCAAGGTACTAATTATTACGGGTATAAGTTGCACGCAATTTGTTCTGTGAGCGGTGTTTTTCAGAGTATCGATTTTAGTCCAGCATCTGTACATGATATCAATTATCTTAAAGCGGTTAAAATGCAGATTAAAAGCGCTACTTTAATTGGTGATAGAGGATATTTATCCGCAGAAGTTCAACTTAATTTATTTGAAACCTATGATATTAAATTAAATACACCAATGAGAAATAATCAAAATCAGTATAAGAAACAAGCTTATATTTTTAGAAAATCTAGAAAACGTATAGAAACTTTGTTCTCACAATTATATGACCAGTTTATGATTCGAAGAAACTATGCTAAAACTTTTGAAGGATTTAAAACAAGAATAATATCTAAGATATCTGCTTTAACTGTAATTCAATACATCAACAAATTTATCTTTAATAGAAATATCAACAACATTAAAATCAGCATTATTTAA
- a CDS encoding aminotransferase class I/II-fold pyridoxal phosphate-dependent enzyme, translating to MTDLFKKITEDKGPLGNWANEAEGYYMFPKLEGPISNRMYFNGKKVITWSINDYLGLANHPEILKVDAAAAAAHGMAYPMGARMMSGHTVFHEQLEKECAEFVGKEASYLVNFGYQGMVSAIDTLVNKDDIIVYDVDTHACIIDGVRLHPGKRFVYKHNDMESFEKNIKRAEKIAEKTGGGILVISEGVFGMRGEQGRLKEITALKKKYHFRLLVDDAHGFGTLGEGGRGTGYEQDVQDDIDVYFATFAKSMAGIGAFFAGDKNIIQYLQYNMRSQMFAKSLPMAMVKGALKRLEMIRTMPELKDKLWKNTTALQSGLRLAGFDLGTTETCITPVYLKGDIPEAMALVHDLRENYGVFCSIVTYPVIPKGLIILRLIPTATHNQEDIDTTIKAFSDIRSKLESGAYKEITTAGM from the coding sequence ATGACAGACTTATTTAAAAAAATTACCGAAGATAAAGGACCTTTGGGAAATTGGGCAAATGAAGCGGAAGGATATTATATGTTTCCGAAACTGGAAGGGCCGATTTCTAACAGAATGTACTTCAATGGTAAAAAAGTAATTACATGGAGTATTAATGACTACTTGGGATTGGCTAATCATCCGGAAATTTTAAAAGTCGATGCAGCCGCAGCCGCAGCACACGGAATGGCTTATCCTATGGGAGCAAGAATGATGTCCGGACATACCGTATTTCACGAACAGTTGGAAAAAGAATGTGCCGAATTTGTAGGTAAAGAAGCTTCCTATCTGGTCAATTTTGGTTATCAGGGGATGGTGTCAGCCATAGATACATTGGTCAATAAAGATGATATTATCGTATATGATGTAGATACTCATGCATGTATTATTGACGGAGTTCGTTTACACCCGGGGAAACGTTTCGTGTATAAGCATAATGACATGGAAAGTTTTGAAAAAAACATAAAACGTGCAGAAAAAATAGCAGAAAAAACCGGAGGAGGTATTTTGGTTATTTCCGAAGGGGTTTTCGGAATGCGCGGCGAACAGGGACGCCTGAAAGAAATAACTGCGTTAAAGAAAAAATACCATTTCCGCTTGTTAGTAGATGATGCACACGGATTTGGTACCTTAGGTGAAGGGGGCAGAGGTACCGGCTATGAACAAGATGTACAAGATGATATTGATGTATATTTTGCCACTTTTGCCAAATCAATGGCCGGTATTGGTGCTTTTTTTGCAGGAGATAAAAACATCATACAATACTTGCAGTATAATATGAGATCCCAGATGTTTGCAAAATCACTTCCAATGGCAATGGTAAAGGGTGCATTGAAACGTTTGGAAATGATTCGTACCATGCCGGAACTGAAAGATAAGCTGTGGAAAAATACAACTGCATTGCAGTCCGGTTTACGATTAGCAGGTTTTGATCTGGGAACTACGGAAACATGTATCACTCCGGTATATCTAAAAGGAGATATTCCGGAAGCAATGGCATTAGTTCATGATTTGCGTGAAAATTACGGGGTATTTTGTTCCATTGTAACATATCCTGTGATTCCCAAAGGGTTAATTATTTTGAGATTGATCCCCACGGCAACACATAACCAAGAAGATATCGATACTACTATCAAAGCATTTTCCGATATCCGAAGTAAATTAGAAAGCGGAGCCTATAAAGAAATTACTACAGCAGGTATGTAA
- a CDS encoding DEAD/DEAH box helicase, whose protein sequence is MSTFSTLGLKEPIYKALTELGYEQPTAIQEKAIPQILSSTDDLKAFAQTGTGKTAAFSLPILELADEHNKNTQAIILSPTRELAVQIGNNIQDFARHISNMKVVTVYGGANIEEQIKNLKKGAQIVVGTPGRTVDLIHRRALKLGNIQWLVLDEADEMLNMGFKDELDKVLSATPETKQTLLFSATFPKEVEAIAKNYMIEPVEITSGQKNQGADNVSHEYYMITEKKRYAALKRIADLYPDIYAIVFCRTRRETQEIANLLIRDNYNADALHGDLSQAQRNAVMDKFRKKNIKILVATDVAARGLDVNNLTHVINHKLPDQIENYTHRSGRTGRAGNMGVSLVLINNKEKNRIPIIERTINKKFIHTQIPTGKEICQNQLMHLIDRVQNIKVNESEIEEFLPDIYEKLEGLTRDELIQKFVSLEFNAFLSYYENAADLNVLTTREYSGNSRGSNENMTRFFINIGRKDRLNPAKLIGLINDQNIGEKIEIGAIDIFDTFSFFEIDKSYKEKTLAAFAASEPQFDGRYVHVEVTKKGRSSGRKHNKKTFGNKNNDGFGRRRDSEIHDRKKSARGKKQLRSHEKPNRSSRDKNTGGFGRRRRVR, encoded by the coding sequence ATGTCAACATTTTCAACATTAGGTCTAAAAGAACCTATATATAAAGCACTAACAGAATTAGGTTATGAACAACCTACTGCCATACAAGAGAAAGCCATACCACAAATCTTATCTTCCACAGATGATTTAAAAGCATTTGCACAAACCGGAACAGGGAAAACAGCAGCTTTTAGCTTGCCTATTTTAGAGCTGGCTGACGAACATAATAAAAACACTCAGGCCATTATTTTATCACCTACTCGCGAATTGGCAGTACAAATTGGTAATAATATACAAGATTTTGCCAGACACATCTCCAATATGAAAGTAGTTACTGTGTACGGTGGTGCCAATATCGAAGAGCAGATCAAAAACCTGAAAAAGGGGGCTCAAATTGTAGTAGGAACCCCGGGAAGAACCGTTGATTTAATCCACAGGCGTGCTTTAAAGCTAGGGAACATACAGTGGTTAGTGTTAGACGAAGCCGACGAAATGTTAAATATGGGATTCAAAGATGAGTTAGATAAAGTTTTAAGTGCTACTCCGGAAACCAAACAAACATTGCTATTTTCTGCCACTTTTCCAAAAGAAGTAGAAGCGATTGCAAAAAATTATATGATTGAACCGGTAGAAATTACTTCAGGTCAGAAAAACCAGGGCGCAGATAATGTAAGTCATGAATATTATATGATTACCGAAAAAAAACGATATGCTGCATTAAAAAGAATTGCAGATCTATACCCGGATATCTATGCCATTGTGTTCTGCAGAACACGTCGGGAAACACAGGAAATAGCTAATCTTTTGATTAGGGACAACTACAATGCAGATGCTTTACACGGCGACTTATCACAGGCACAGCGTAATGCCGTAATGGATAAATTCCGTAAAAAAAATATTAAAATCCTGGTAGCAACCGACGTAGCCGCACGTGGATTAGACGTAAACAATCTAACACATGTCATCAATCACAAATTACCCGATCAGATAGAAAATTACACACACAGAAGTGGCAGGACAGGTAGGGCAGGTAATATGGGAGTCTCTTTGGTTTTGATAAATAATAAAGAAAAAAACAGAATCCCCATTATAGAGCGTACAATTAATAAAAAGTTCATTCACACACAAATACCAACAGGAAAAGAAATCTGTCAAAATCAATTGATGCATTTAATTGACAGAGTACAAAATATAAAAGTAAATGAAAGTGAAATTGAAGAATTTTTACCGGATATTTATGAAAAGTTAGAAGGTTTGACTCGTGACGAACTGATTCAGAAATTTGTATCCTTAGAATTTAATGCCTTTTTATCTTATTATGAAAATGCTGCTGATTTGAATGTACTAACCACAAGAGAGTACTCCGGAAATAGCCGTGGTTCGAATGAAAACATGACGCGTTTCTTTATCAACATTGGCAGGAAAGATCGTCTGAATCCGGCAAAATTAATTGGTCTCATTAATGATCAAAATATTGGAGAAAAGATAGAGATTGGCGCTATTGATATCTTTGATACCTTTTCTTTTTTTGAAATTGATAAAAGCTATAAAGAAAAAACCTTAGCTGCTTTTGCTGCCAGTGAGCCTCAATTCGATGGCCGTTATGTACATGTGGAAGTTACGAAAAAAGGGCGTAGTAGTGGAAGAAAACACAATAAAAAAACTTTTGGAAACAAAAATAATGACGGTTTTGGAAGACGTAGAGATTCTGAAATTCATGATCGTAAAAAAAGTGCAAGAGGTAAAAAGCAATTACGCAGTCATGAAAAACCAAACAGAAGTTCCAGAGATAAAAACACCGGTGGTTTTGGAAGAAGACGTAGAGTCCGGTAG
- a CDS encoding DDE-type integrase/transposase/recombinase → MGLRYDLYTHKTRLDVLTVIIDLFNRKVVGWPFSNNLTAENTIINAWRMAIKNTHITQYLIFHSHRGSQYVSSSFTTIVKFYNGLIRQSMSRKGNC, encoded by the coding sequence CTGGGTCTCAGATATGACTTATATACACACAAAACAAGGCTGGATGTATTAACAGTCATTATTGATTTGTTTAATAGAAAAGTTGTTGGATGGCCTTTTAGTAACAATTTAACTGCTGAAAATACTATTATTAATGCTTGGCGTATGGCTATTAAGAACACACATATTACACAATATTTGATATTTCATTCACACAGAGGCTCACAATATGTAAGTAGTAGCTTTACAACTATTGTTAAATTTTACAATGGCTTGATAAGACAATCTATGAGTAGAAAAGGTAATTGTTGA
- a CDS encoding methyltransferase domain-containing protein has product MSYLKTTHDVYKEAALTPDIGLCCTTNPVWELPGLKIPKIMQEMNYGCGSTVHARDLTNNPKMLYVGVGGGMELLQFAYFNRQRGGVIGLDVVDEMLEASRKNFKEAEKINPWFKSDFVDLRKGDAMDLPVEGNSIDVAAQNCLFNIFKSDDLKKAIAEMYRVLKPHGRLVMSDPTCEQPMNNKLRNDERLRALCLSGSLPIADYVKALTDAGFGTVEIRSRKPYRILDPKNYPTEELIYIESIEVAAIKDPMPEDGPCVFTGKAAIYYGDEDYFDDGAGHTLLKNQPLAICDKTAKALQNLGRDDIYFSASTFHYDGGGCC; this is encoded by the coding sequence ATGAGTTATTTAAAAACCACACATGATGTATATAAAGAAGCAGCATTAACACCAGATATCGGACTGTGCTGCACGACAAACCCTGTTTGGGAATTACCGGGTTTAAAGATTCCGAAAATAATGCAGGAAATGAATTACGGATGTGGTTCAACCGTACATGCCCGTGATTTAACCAATAACCCGAAAATGTTATATGTTGGAGTTGGAGGCGGAATGGAGTTATTACAATTTGCCTATTTTAACCGTCAAAGAGGCGGTGTTATTGGTTTAGATGTCGTAGACGAAATGTTGGAAGCTTCTCGTAAAAACTTTAAAGAAGCTGAAAAAATAAATCCCTGGTTCAAGAGTGATTTTGTGGATTTGCGAAAAGGAGATGCCATGGATTTACCTGTTGAAGGTAATTCAATTGATGTTGCCGCTCAAAATTGTTTGTTTAATATTTTTAAATCGGATGACTTAAAAAAAGCAATTGCAGAAATGTATCGTGTGCTAAAACCTCATGGTCGTTTGGTCATGAGCGATCCTACTTGTGAGCAACCTATGAATAATAAACTGCGTAATGATGAACGTTTACGGGCTTTATGTTTAAGTGGAAGTTTGCCCATTGCCGATTATGTAAAAGCATTAACAGATGCCGGTTTTGGTACCGTTGAAATTAGATCTCGTAAGCCTTACAGGATCTTAGACCCTAAGAATTACCCAACAGAAGAGCTGATTTATATAGAATCTATTGAAGTGGCGGCTATAAAAGACCCGATGCCGGAAGATGGCCCCTGTGTTTTTACAGGAAAGGCCGCTATCTACTATGGCGATGAGGATTATTTTGACGACGGTGCAGGGCATACTCTGTTAAAAAACCAACCCTTGGCAATTTGTGATAAGACCGCTAAAGCTCTACAAAATTTAGGTAGGGATGATATTTATTTTTCAGCATCTACATTTCATTATGACGGAGGTGGGTGTTGTTAG